The genomic DNA GCTCGGTGTCGAACGTCTCGCTGGTCTGCTTGAAGGCTTGACGGCCCTTGTCATCGAGGACAGGAGCGCCAAAGGTGTCCCGTACTGGTTCACGCCACCGAACCTGATAGCTGACTACGGGAATGCCACGCTTGTCCAGCTTGCCAGTGATGCGCTTGCGGATAGTTGCAGGCATGACTACACCCCTTCCTCGTCAATGTCATTGGTAGCCATGCCTTTGCAGGTCGGCTCTAGCGCTCGGGCGATCACTTGGTACGGGTCGACGTCCAGGAGCAAGAACAGTCTGCGCCCGTTATCCCACTCAACATCTGCTTGCTGCGCCCAGAGATTAACTCCCACTACGGTTCCCTGAGTGCCGACAGGTACGGGGTCAGGCTCTTCTGGCATTGCGCCTGTGATCTGGACACGGTCACCAGGTTGAACAGTCATGCCGTCACCCGCTCACTGACAGCTGCGACGGCGCT from Mycobacterium sp. DL440 includes the following:
- a CDS encoding DUF4314 domain-containing protein encodes the protein MTVQPGDRVQITGAMPEEPDPVPVGTQGTVVGVNLWAQQADVEWDNGRRLFLLLDVDPYQVIARALEPTCKGMATNDIDEEGV